Sequence from the Sphingomicrobium clamense genome:
CAACAATCAGCTTCGCGATCGTTCCGGCGCTCGAGAGAATCTTGGACTTTTTCACCCCGTAGCTTTCGAGCATTTCGCGACCGCCATAACTTAGCCAGCTGAACCCGTCCGATGCGTGGCCGTCGACCAGGTCGAGCAGCACCGCCTCGTGATTCCCCATCAGGAAATGGTGCGCATCGCCCGGGAGCTTTTCTTTCGCGAGACGCTTGAGGACGCCGCGGCTGTCGGGACCGCGATCGATATAGTCGCCCAGGAAAACGAGGTCGCTTCGACCTTCATGGCTTTCCAGATCGCTCTCGATCCATGCGAGCAGCTCTTCGAGTTCTTCGAGGTGCCCGTGAATGTCGCCTATCGCGTAAACGCGCCGTCCCTCGCCGATGCTGCTGACACGGTGCTTGGCCTTAAGTGAGGAAGCGAACTGACGCATCGAATTCACGAATGATTTACCTTCGAAGTTTAATCGCAAAATAACGGCTTGGTGCAAAAGCTTGTGCGACGCACCATGAAGTTATAGAAGGAAATGCAGCGGGACCAGACCCGACAGTGAGTAAATGATGAGCCGGATCCTAATCACCCTGATCGCGATGAGCAGCGTTGTGACTGCGCCCGGGACCGCTATCGCGCAAGACTCGGAGACAGAGGAAAATCGTCCGGAGCGCGTTCGGGTCGAATGTCCCGAATATCTCGCCAACGAGCCCGAGATCATCCAGGAAAAGTGCCGTGAAGCCACCGGGTTGCACGGTCAGCGCTGGTATCCTGGTGTCACGGTCCTGGTCCCCGTGGCAGCGCTCGCCGCCTCCGGCATTATACTGACCAGCCTCAAGGACGATCCACCGGTTAGCCGCTGATGCAGCAAAGGGGGGCACCGGGGGAATATCTGTCGCCTGTCCTGCTGCTCTTCGCGCTCGTTCTGGGCGGGGGCAGCACGCTGGGACTGGCCAATGACGGCTGGCTGTCCGCTATTGCAATCGTGCCCGTCGCCGCATTGATTGCTGCGCACTTCACGGGCCTACGACCGCTTCAACGCGAGGCCTGGTGGTTGATCGCGCTTGTCAGCGGAGTCCTTGCGCTCGCGTTCGTGCAGGCCAACTGGTCATCCTCCGGCCTGTGGTGGAGCGATACATCACGCGCTTCGGTTGCGAATGCGCTCACGCAGGCCGGCGTGGCGGTCAACGGTCCCTTGTCATTGACGCCGTCCGATACGCGGATTTTCTCGCTGCGCTGGTTATTCCCGCTCGCGATGCTGTTGGCCATCGCCGGAGCCGGCATAAGCGAGCGGAAGAGGACTGTTGCGCTGATCGCAATTCTCGGCGTCGTCGCGGCCGGGTTAAGCGTCGTTCAAGCGTTCGAACCCGCGTTGCTTCCCTATCGATCGACGACCGGAACAGGTGCAGGCTGGTTCGCCAATTCCAATCACCACGGACTATTCCTCGCCTGCGG
This genomic interval carries:
- a CDS encoding metallophosphoesterase; translation: MRQFASSLKAKHRVSSIGEGRRVYAIGDIHGHLEELEELLAWIESDLESHEGRSDLVFLGDYIDRGPDSRGVLKRLAKEKLPGDAHHFLMGNHEAVLLDLVDGHASDGFSWLSYGGREMLESYGVKKSKILSSAGTIAKLIVETLPKSHLEFLRNLQTMVTIDDYAFAHAGIRPGKSLKKQKARDLMWIRDPFLSSKKDHGKVVVHGHTIEAEPADRANRIGLDTGCYAGGSLSAVRLEGSGRHFVSVPSRGPEWPR